Proteins encoded within one genomic window of Pristiophorus japonicus isolate sPriJap1 chromosome 11, sPriJap1.hap1, whole genome shotgun sequence:
- the tmem45b gene encoding transmembrane protein 45B, with protein sequence MANFKGHALPGSFFLLFGLWWSAKYPFKFLKKKNKASRLCIDRVELAEGIVKAVFSLVGILAEQFVPDGPHLHLLSPDSQSWVKLMNWQHSTMYLFFGISGIVDILTYSSLQIPIGLDRLVLSLAVFMEGFLFYYHVHSRPALDTHIHSLLLTAVFGGSLIIMMEVFLRDNIILELLRSILAILQGTWFWQIGFILYPPGSGPKWNEDDHGNIMFITLCFCWHFAVAVGIVVMNYMLMYCFVKVKSKRVDAMELKSSEKNSHVLLLNGSDEE encoded by the exons ATGGCCAATTTCAAAGGACATGCGCTGCCAGGCAGCTTCTTCCTGCTCTTCGGCCTGTGGTGGTCAGCAAAGTATCCATTCAAATTCTTAAAGAAGAAGAATAAGGCCTCCAGGCTGTGCATCGACCGAGTGGAGCTCGCTGAGGGGATCGTGAAAGCTGTTTTCTCACTGGTGG GAATTCTAGCCGAGCAGTTTGTCCCGGATGGGCCCCACCTGCACCTACTGAGCCCGGACAGCCAATCGTGGGTCAAACTGATGAACTGGCAGCACAGCACCATGTACCTGTTCTTTGGCATCTCTGGCATTGTAGACATCCTCACGTACTCCTCACTCCAGATCCCCATTGGCTTGGATCGCTTGGTCCTCTCTCTGGCGGTGTTTATGGAAG GGTTCCTATTCTATTACCACGTCCATAGCCGGCCTGCCCTCGACACGCACATCCACTCACTGCTGCTCACCGCGGTGTTCGGAGGCTCCTTAATCATAATGATGGAGGTTTTCCTGCGAGACAACATCATCCTGGAGCTGCTGCGGAGTATCCTGGCAATCCTGCAGGGCACCTGGTTCTGGCAG ATTGGCTTCATCCTGTACCCTCCCGGCAGTGGGCCCAAGTGGAACGAAGATGACCATGGGAACATCATGTTCATTACGCTGTGCTTCTGCTGGCATTTCGCAGTGGCCGTGGGTATCGTGGTGATGAACTACATGCTGATGTACTG CTTTGTGAAGGTAAAATCGAAGCGAGTTGATGCGATGGAGCTGAAGAGCTCGGAGAAGAACTCACATGTCCTCCTACTGAACGGTTCTGATGAGGAGTGA